In the Candidatus Cloacimonadota bacterium genome, one interval contains:
- a CDS encoding ComF family protein → MNRTKNNLLKSFLDLLFPPNCFSCRKRIPEGIICEECKNDLVWLEDVCNYCGSILKNGECKVCSKEDFAFDRARSVYGFNKVMQKFIHDLKYDEMIRIADFLGQKAAELLLELKPFSKIDIIAPVPLHSVKKRHRGFNQAEMLARKIASELKIEHNPNLIIRKRFTQTQTKLGRSERQQNVKGAFELNSKYEIKGKTVLVVDDVFTTGSTLNSISLLLKKHKVSQVFAFTLARA, encoded by the coding sequence ATGAACAGGACGAAGAATAATCTGCTGAAATCTTTTCTCGATTTGCTATTTCCTCCCAACTGTTTTTCTTGCCGAAAACGCATTCCAGAGGGCATAATTTGCGAAGAATGCAAAAATGATTTGGTTTGGCTGGAAGATGTTTGTAATTACTGCGGTTCAATTTTGAAAAATGGCGAATGCAAGGTTTGCAGCAAAGAAGATTTTGCTTTTGATAGAGCCAGATCAGTTTATGGCTTCAATAAAGTTATGCAAAAATTTATTCACGATCTAAAATACGATGAAATGATCAGAATAGCAGATTTTCTGGGGCAAAAAGCAGCAGAGCTTTTGTTAGAATTAAAACCATTTTCCAAAATCGATATCATTGCTCCAGTTCCGCTTCACAGCGTAAAGAAACGGCATCGAGGTTTTAATCAGGCTGAGATGTTGGCCAGAAAAATAGCATCTGAACTAAAAATTGAACATAATCCAAACTTGATTATTAGGAAACGTTTTACGCAAACCCAAACCAAATTAGGTAGATCTGAAAGGCAACAAAATGTAAAAGGTGCTTTTGAATTGAATTCCAAATATGAAATAAAAGGAAAAACAGTTTTAGTTGTAGACGATGTCTTTACCACAGGATCAACGCTGAATAGCATATCGTTGCTTTTAAAAAAGCATAAAGTTTCACAAGTTTTTGCCTTCACACTTGCTCGAGCATAA